From a region of the Primulina eburnea isolate SZY01 chromosome 7, ASM2296580v1, whole genome shotgun sequence genome:
- the LOC140835915 gene encoding uncharacterized protein → MITGGATDGDSGRARKAHGRRLESLGLYLAPKDDHVIGFGPNDLKGVEAPHNDALLVTLTVANYDVARIFVDTGSSVNILFKRTLDQMKVEGFEFDHISTPLFGFTGHAVQTIGQIMLPLSLGTGPHRITKMTCFTVVDAPSSVNGILGRPALADFRAVSSTYHQKLKYPVGNEVGVVGGDQKSSRRCYVDEVKQEFKRSRTEVGMIVTQPSVTSRKEVQLTSEEEPETIEIGVQQSVRVAADLEPETEHDLLTCLKTNLDVFAWSSQELRGISPGIMEHRLNILPEARPVKQKKRHFGPEKDKVIKKQVDELLKAGHIREVFFPT, encoded by the coding sequence ATGATAACGGGCGGCGCCACCGACGGAGATTCAGGAAGAGCTCGTAAAGCTCATGGTCGGAGATTGGAGAGTCTGGGGTTATACCTTGCCCCCAAAGATGACCACGTCATTGGCTTCGGGCCGAATGATTTGAAAGGTGTTGAGGCGCCTCATAACGACGCCTTATTAGTCACTCTTACTGTCGCCAACTATGACGTCGCAAGAATCTTTGTTGACACCGGAAGCTCAGTTAatattctttttaaaagaacccTTGACCAAATGAAGGTGGAAGGTTTCGAGTTTGATCATATCTCTACGCCTTTATTTGGCTTCACAGGACATGCGGTCCAAACTATTGGACAAATCATGCTCCCCTTATCTCTAGGGACGGGACCGCACCGCATCACAAAAATGACATGTTTTACTGTGGTGGATGCCCCTTCTTCTGTCAACGGTATACTTGGCCGACCTGCTCtggccgatttccgagctgtAAGCTCCACCTACCATCAAAAGCTGAAATATCCTGTGGGGAATGAAGTGGGAGTCGTAGGGGGAGATCAGAAATCCTCACGACGTTGTTATGTAGATGAGGTAAAGCAGGAATTCAAAAGATCTCGGACCGAGGTGGGGATGATTGTGACCCAACCAAGTGTGACCTCCAGAAAAGAGGTTCAGCTCACATCAGAAGAGGAGCCAGAAACAATAGAAATAGGGGTCCAACAGAGCGTCAGGGTGGCGGCTGATCTTGAACCCGAAACTGAGCATGATCTGCTGACTTGTTTGAAAACTAATCTTGATGTATTTGCTTGGTCTTCACAAGAGCTCCGTGGGATCAGCCCCGGGATAATGGAACACCGCCTCAATATACTTCCTGAAGCTCGGCCAGTCAAACAGAAGAAAAGGCATTTTGGTCCCGAGAAGGACAAGGTAATAAAAAAACAGGTAGACGAGCTCCTTAAGGCAGGGCACATTAGGGAGGTCTTTTTCCCAACATGA
- the LOC140835917 gene encoding uncharacterized protein: protein MAVSSVLVRQKGTEHSPVYYISHALKGTELRYTVVEKLALALVTTARRLMPYFLSHPIMVLTNSPLGKIITHADISGRLVKWITEMGEYDIQYGPRTAIKAQALVDFLAETLHVDIEDLWKVYVDGSSTNEGSGVGVLLISPKGDELKLAVRLDFRASNNEAEYEAVLVGLREARQVGAARVHIFSDSQLVAHQMNGSYDINNERLIEYVKAVEAAKELFIELVLSRSSGRRMREPTPSQK from the coding sequence ATGGCTGTCAGTTCAGTCTTGGTCAGACAGAAAGGCACCGAACATAGCCCCGTATATTACATCTCTCATGCCCTCAAGGGAACGGAGCTCAGATATACAGTTGTGGAGAAGCTTGCTCTGGCTTTGGTCACGACAGCTCGAAGACTAATGCCATACTTTCTATCTCACCCCATTATGGTCCTCACTAACAGTCCCCTTGGGAAGATAATAACTCATGCTGATATCTCGGGAAGGTTAGTGAAATGGATCACCgaaatgggagaatatgacATTCAATATGGACCCAGGACCGCAATAAAGGCACAAGCTTTGGTCGATTTTCTTGCTGAGACTTTGCATGTTGATATAGAAGATCTTTGGAAAGTATATGTGGATGGTTCATCCACTAATGAAGGCAGTGGAGTTGGTGTGTTATTGATCTCTCCGAAAGGGGATGAACTAAAGTTAGCTGTGAGACTAGACTTTAGGGCATCCAACAATGAGGCAGAGTACGAGGCGGTCTTAGTGGGTCTAAGAGAAGCACGGCAAGTCGGAGCTGCTCGGGTCCACATCTTCTCTGATTCTCAGTTGGTGGCCCACCAAATGAATGGATCCTATGATATCAATAACGAAAGATTGATAGAATACGTAAAAGCGGTGGAGGCGGCTAAAGAACTCTTTATAGAACTGGTTTTAAGCAGATCCTCAGGGAGGAGAATGAGGGAGCCGACTCCCTCGCAAAAATGA